In Lactococcus garvieae subsp. garvieae, the following proteins share a genomic window:
- the rimI gene encoding ribosomal protein S18-alanine N-acetyltransferase, whose product MKIERFDSAKFETQDIACKLKEILDLCYGESPWSEAYLLSNLKRDIYFLAEVDDELVGFLAVQVVMEEMEITNLAVKPEFQSNKIASSLMDQVANFAGTLFLEVRESNKPAQNLYKKYNFEAFYTRKNYYSHPTEDAILMRKIQ is encoded by the coding sequence ATGAAAATTGAACGTTTTGATTCTGCGAAGTTTGAGACGCAGGATATAGCTTGTAAACTGAAAGAAATTTTAGACCTTTGCTATGGAGAATCTCCTTGGTCGGAAGCTTATCTCCTTAGCAATCTGAAAAGGGATATCTATTTTCTAGCTGAAGTAGACGATGAGCTTGTTGGTTTCTTAGCCGTTCAAGTGGTCATGGAAGAGATGGAAATTACCAACCTTGCAGTGAAGCCAGAATTTCAAAGCAACAAAATAGCCAGCAGCTTAATGGATCAAGTGGCTAATTTTGCGGGGACCCTGTTTTTAGAAGTACGGGAATCCAATAAACCAGCACAAAATCTCTATAAAAAATATAATTTCGAGGCTTTTTATACTCGAAAAAACTACTATTCGCACCCGACAGAAGATGCGATTCTAATGAGGAAGATACAATAA
- the rimI gene encoding ribosomal protein S18-alanine N-acetyltransferase has translation MFKGFEPRRYLNMDEVDLKSNIDGVDYRLAERKDIVDMLAIERDVYDGEVPWTFSHFEHEIVQDENAFFVSAVVDSKLIGFIGIRLTERGKVVHITNLAVAVAYQGKGVGSNLVNQMIRLMTLLGKQQMTLEVRRDNTKAQGLYRRLGFSTGKLIAHYYEDGGDAVWMSRQLRTEHEN, from the coding sequence ATGTTCAAAGGATTTGAGCCACGTCGTTATCTTAATATGGATGAAGTGGACTTAAAATCAAATATTGATGGTGTAGATTATCGCTTGGCAGAGCGTAAAGATATTGTAGACATGCTTGCGATTGAGCGTGATGTTTATGATGGCGAAGTGCCGTGGACTTTTTCACATTTTGAACATGAGATAGTTCAGGATGAGAATGCCTTCTTTGTTTCAGCAGTCGTTGACAGTAAACTTATTGGTTTCATTGGGATTCGCCTTACGGAACGGGGGAAAGTCGTGCATATCACGAATCTTGCGGTTGCTGTAGCCTATCAAGGTAAGGGGGTTGGGAGTAATCTCGTCAACCAAATGATTCGTCTGATGACACTTCTTGGTAAGCAGCAGATGACGCTTGAAGTACGGCGTGACAATACAAAAGCTCAAGGTCTTTACCGTCGCTTAGGTTTTTCAACAGGAAAGCTGATTGCTCACTATTATGAGGACGGTGGCGATGCTGTGTGGATGTCAAGACAGTTGAGAACCGAACATGAAAATTGA